The following coding sequences lie in one Arachis stenosperma cultivar V10309 chromosome 5, arast.V10309.gnm1.PFL2, whole genome shotgun sequence genomic window:
- the LOC130980261 gene encoding O-fucosyltransferase 39 isoform X2: MAMEQNNNTSQPQKAMLFALAFLLSLNHASSMYTVYNPIKPRHSRLLKSAVQRETPTSQLSELWAPLENHGWKPFVESTKPTLPEKSEGYIQVFLDGGLNQQRMGICDAVAVAKILNATLVIPYLEVNPVWRDSSSFSDIFDVDHFIDVLKDDISIVKELPDEYSWSTREYYSIAIRETRIKAAPVHASAHWYLENVLPVLQSYGIAAISPFSHRLSYDNLPMDIQHLRCKVNFQALVFVPHIRTLGDALINRLRYPQQADGEMSPNYIREVTGAGASNAGKFVVLHLRFDKDMAAHSACDFGGGKAEKLALAKYRQVMWQGRVVNSQFTDEELRGQGRCPMTPEEIGLLLAALGFDNSTRVYLASHKVYGGEARISTLRQLFPLMEDKKSLTSPEERTLIKGKASVLAALDYYIGVHSDIFISASPGNMHNAMVGHRTYLNLKTIRPNMALMGQLFLNKTMEWPEFQQSVIEGHENRQGQLRLRRPKQSIYTYPAPDCMCQAQ, encoded by the exons ATGGCAATGGAGCAGAACAACAATACTTCTCAGCCTCAGAAGGCTATGCTATTTGCACTTGCATTCTTACTCTCTCTCAACCATGCCTCTTCTATGTACACG GTCTATAATCCTATAAAACCTAGGCATTCGCGTCTTCTGAAGAGTGCTGTGCAACGCGAAACA CCAACATCACAACTTTCTGAACTTTGGGCACCTTTGGAAAACCATGGATGGAAACCTTTTGTTGAATCTACAAAGCCAA CATTACCAGAAAAATCTGAGGGATATATCCAAGTATTTCTTGATGGCGGTTTGAACCAGCAGAGGATGGGG atATGCGATGCAGTTGCTGTTGCAAAGATACTGAATGCAACTCTTGTGATCCCATACCTTGAAGTAAATCCTGTTTGGCGAGATTCCAG CTCCTTCTCTGATATATTTGATGTGGATCACTTCATTGATgtattgaaggatgatatttccATAGTTAAAGAGCTCCCTGATGAGTACTCCTGGAGCACAAGGGAGTACTATTCCATCGCTATTCGAGAAACCAGAATCAAGGCTGCACCCGTGCATGCATCAGCCCACTGGTATCTCGAAAATGTTTTACCTGTTCTGCAGAG CTATGGTATTGCTGCAATCTCTCCATTTTCTCACCGTCTGAGTTATGACAACTTACCTATGGATATCCAGCACCTGCGCTGTAAAGTCAACTTTCAGGCTTTAGTCTTTGTTCCGCATATTAGAACACTCGGAGATGCCCTTATAAACCGTCTGCGATATCCTCAACAAGCTGATGGAGAAATGAGCCCCAACTACATCCGAGAAGTCACTGGTGCTGGTGCTAGTAATGCAGGCAAATTTGTTGTTCTTCACCTTCGTTTTGATAAG GATATGGCAGCTCATTCAGCCTGTGATTTTGGTGGCGGAAAAGCTGAAAAGTTGGCCCTTGCAAAGTATAGACAGGTCATGTGGCAAGGAAGGGTGGTTAATTCCCAATTTACCGACGAGGAGTTGAGGGGTCAGGGCCGCTGCCCGATGACTCCAGAAGAGATTGGTTTACTACTAGCAGCTCTGGGATTCGACAACAGCACTCGCGTCTATCTTGCCTCGCACAAG GTTTATGGTGGAGAAGCAAGGATTTCAACTTTGAGGCAATTGTTTCCACTGATGGAAGACAAGAAGAGCCTTACTTCACCTGAGGAGAGGACCCTGATAAAGGGAAAAGCTTCTGTATTAGCTGCACTTGATTACTATATCGGCGTGCACAGTGACATTTTCATTTCCGCTTCTCCAGGAAATATGCACAATGCAATG GTTGGACATAGAACCTATTTGAACCTAAAGACCATAAGGCCAAACATGGCATTGATGGGGCAGCTTTTCCTCAATAAAACCATGGAATGGCCAGAATTTCAGCAATCAGTGATTGAAGGTCACGAAAATAGACAAGGGCAACTCAGGCTAAGAAGGCCAAAACAGTCAATATACACATATCCTGCACCAGATTGCATGTGCCAAGCTCAGtag
- the LOC130980161 gene encoding mechanosensitive ion channel protein 2, chloroplastic isoform X2, with protein sequence MPSVAIIIFATWGVGPLACQIRKLLFQRSDNSWKKSKTHYIVTSYLRPLLLWTGAILFCRALEPVILPTETSQVIKERLLHFVRSLSTVLAFAYCLSSVIQQTQKFLSESTDPSETRNMGFQFAGKAVYSAVWIAAFSLFMELLGFSTQRWVTAGGLGTVLLTLAGREIFTNFLSSAMIHATRPFVINEWIQTKIEGYEVSGTVEHVGWWSPTIVRGEDGEAVHIPNHKFTVNVVRNLTQKTHWRIKTHLAISHLDVKKINNIVADMRKVLAKNPQVEQQRLHRRVFLDNINPENQALLILVSCFVKTSHFEEYLCVKEAILLDLLRVIGHHRARLATPVRTLQKIYSDAELDNIPYSDSPISGAGTVSNRPLLMIESPNKVSADDKAKVRSARAAGDQDNKATVQTRLETKVGSSGIQDDSEVDAKVATSNSNTNGNAKTVLTPKPDPEVGENKPIKPDSKGQAVKNIKPNIESESVVSSSGTGNVDKAGGVPTSTPTKQQGERKLATQPPPALSPASRPVLEENIVLGVALEGSKRTLPIEEGIETSATREAKEMAASHGGNGSPKGGDGNDKKNL encoded by the exons ATGCCTTCAGTTGCCATTATCATTTTTGCAACATGGGGTGTTGGTCCATTAGCATGTCAGATAAGGAAATTGCTTTTCCAG AGGAGTGATAATAGTTGGAAGAAAAGTAAAACACATTATATAGTAACTTCTTACCTTCGACCATTACTTTTATGGACTGGAGCAATACTCTTTTGCAG agcATTGGAACCAGTAATTCTACCTACAGAAACTAGCCAGGTTATTAAGGAACGGCTTCTGCATTTTGTAAGATCATTGTCAACTGTTCTGGCCTTTGCCTATTGTCTATCAAG TGTGATTCAGCAAACGCAGAAATTCTTATCTGAGAGCACTGATCCAAGTGAGACGAGAAAT ATGGGATTCCAATTTGCGGGAAAAGCTGTCTATTCGGCCGTATGGATTGCAGCTTTTTCACTGTTCATGGAATTGCTAGGCTTCTCTACACAGAGATGGGTTACTGCTGGAGGTCTTGGGACAGTTTTGTTGACTCTTGCCGGTCGTGAG ATATTTACAAATTTCCTTTCAAGTGCGATGATCCATGCAACTCGTCCTTTTGTGATTAATGAGTGGATTCAAACGAAGATTGAAGGATATGAAGTTTCTGGTACCGTTGAG CATGTTGGCTGGTGGTCACCTACTATTGTAAGAGGTGAAGATGGTGAAGCTGTGCACATTCCAAACCACAAATTCACAGTGAATGTTGTGCGAAACCTCACTCAGAAAACACATTGGCGAATCAAAACCCATTTAGCCATTAGTCATTTGGATGTAAAAAAGATTAAT AATATTGTTGCCGATATGCGAAAAGTACTAGCGAAAAATCCTCAAGTTGAGCAGCAGAGGTTGCACAGGAGGGTGTTCCTTGACAATATAAATCCTGAAAATCAGGCCCTTTTG ATATTGGTGTCATGTTTCGTCAAGACCTCACATTTTGAAGAATATTTATGTGTTAAG GAAGCTATACTGTTGGATCTTCTTAGAGTTATTGGTCATCACAGAGCCCGTCTTGCAACACCAGTTCGCACCCTGCAGAAAATATACAGTGATGCTGAATTGGACAACATACCATACTCAGattccccaattagtggtgccGGAACTGTATCTAACCGTCCATTATTAATGATTGAGTCACCTAACAAGGTCAGTGCAGATGATAAAGCAAAAGTCCGATCAGCACGAGCAGCTGGAGATCAAGATAACAAGGCAACTGTGCAAACCAGACTTGAAACGAAGGTTGGTTCATCAGGAATACAAGATGACTCTGAGGTGGATGCCAAAGTCGCTACATCTAATTCTAACACAAACGGAAATGCCAAGACTGTGTTGACACCCAAGCCTGATCCTGAAGTGGGTGAGAACAAGCCGATAAAACCAGATTCCAAGGGTCAGGCTGTTAAAAACATCAAGCCTAATATTGAATCCGAGAGTGTAGTTTCCTCCTCGGGAACAGGCAATGTCGATAAAGCCGGTGGAGTTCCTACGAGTACACCAACAAAGCAACAAGGGGAAAGGAAACTGGCTACACAACCTCCTCCTGCCCTTTCTCCAGCATCAAGGCCTGTTCTTGAAGAGAATATAGTACTTGGTGTTGCATTGGAGGGATCAAAGAGGACCCTTCCTATTGAGGAGGGTATTGAGACTTCCGCAACTAGAGAGGCAAAGGAAATGGCTGCTTCCCATGGTGGAAATGGATCTCCAAAGGGCGGGGATGGAAATGACAAGAAAAATTTATAG
- the LOC130980161 gene encoding mechanosensitive ion channel protein 2, chloroplastic isoform X1 has protein sequence MALPGSLQLTHGLGLCRKPGRHKHPSVVGRSKLHLLNTGPSYLLSFMKLDSSGIRQFHHINRPTYTLSYKSRPFTCHSLLVPSQPSELPVVKVAATLLARSINQIHSNPVILKLMPSVAIIIFATWGVGPLACQIRKLLFQRSDNSWKKSKTHYIVTSYLRPLLLWTGAILFCRALEPVILPTETSQVIKERLLHFVRSLSTVLAFAYCLSSVIQQTQKFLSESTDPSETRNMGFQFAGKAVYSAVWIAAFSLFMELLGFSTQRWVTAGGLGTVLLTLAGREIFTNFLSSAMIHATRPFVINEWIQTKIEGYEVSGTVEHVGWWSPTIVRGEDGEAVHIPNHKFTVNVVRNLTQKTHWRIKTHLAISHLDVKKINNIVADMRKVLAKNPQVEQQRLHRRVFLDNINPENQALLILVSCFVKTSHFEEYLCVKEAILLDLLRVIGHHRARLATPVRTLQKIYSDAELDNIPYSDSPISGAGTVSNRPLLMIESPNKVSADDKAKVRSARAAGDQDNKATVQTRLETKVGSSGIQDDSEVDAKVATSNSNTNGNAKTVLTPKPDPEVGENKPIKPDSKGQAVKNIKPNIESESVVSSSGTGNVDKAGGVPTSTPTKQQGERKLATQPPPALSPASRPVLEENIVLGVALEGSKRTLPIEEGIETSATREAKEMAASHGGNGSPKGGDGNDKKNL, from the exons GACCCATGGACTGGGACTTTGCAGGAAACCAGGCCGCCATAAACATCCG TCGGTTGTGGGAAGAAGCAAGCTACATTTACTGAATACAGGCCCATCATATCTTCTTTCG TTCATGAAACTGGATAGCTCGGGGATTCGAcaatttcatcacataaacagGCCAACATATACATTATCTTACAAGTCTCGCCCATTTACGTGCCATTCTCTTCTAGTACCAAGCCAACCAAGTGAGCTACCTGTTGTTAAGGTGGCTGCTACGTTGTTGGCAAG GTCTATTAATCAGATACATAGTAATCCTGTAATATTAAAGTTGATGCCTTCAGTTGCCATTATCATTTTTGCAACATGGGGTGTTGGTCCATTAGCATGTCAGATAAGGAAATTGCTTTTCCAG AGGAGTGATAATAGTTGGAAGAAAAGTAAAACACATTATATAGTAACTTCTTACCTTCGACCATTACTTTTATGGACTGGAGCAATACTCTTTTGCAG agcATTGGAACCAGTAATTCTACCTACAGAAACTAGCCAGGTTATTAAGGAACGGCTTCTGCATTTTGTAAGATCATTGTCAACTGTTCTGGCCTTTGCCTATTGTCTATCAAG TGTGATTCAGCAAACGCAGAAATTCTTATCTGAGAGCACTGATCCAAGTGAGACGAGAAAT ATGGGATTCCAATTTGCGGGAAAAGCTGTCTATTCGGCCGTATGGATTGCAGCTTTTTCACTGTTCATGGAATTGCTAGGCTTCTCTACACAGAGATGGGTTACTGCTGGAGGTCTTGGGACAGTTTTGTTGACTCTTGCCGGTCGTGAG ATATTTACAAATTTCCTTTCAAGTGCGATGATCCATGCAACTCGTCCTTTTGTGATTAATGAGTGGATTCAAACGAAGATTGAAGGATATGAAGTTTCTGGTACCGTTGAG CATGTTGGCTGGTGGTCACCTACTATTGTAAGAGGTGAAGATGGTGAAGCTGTGCACATTCCAAACCACAAATTCACAGTGAATGTTGTGCGAAACCTCACTCAGAAAACACATTGGCGAATCAAAACCCATTTAGCCATTAGTCATTTGGATGTAAAAAAGATTAAT AATATTGTTGCCGATATGCGAAAAGTACTAGCGAAAAATCCTCAAGTTGAGCAGCAGAGGTTGCACAGGAGGGTGTTCCTTGACAATATAAATCCTGAAAATCAGGCCCTTTTG ATATTGGTGTCATGTTTCGTCAAGACCTCACATTTTGAAGAATATTTATGTGTTAAG GAAGCTATACTGTTGGATCTTCTTAGAGTTATTGGTCATCACAGAGCCCGTCTTGCAACACCAGTTCGCACCCTGCAGAAAATATACAGTGATGCTGAATTGGACAACATACCATACTCAGattccccaattagtggtgccGGAACTGTATCTAACCGTCCATTATTAATGATTGAGTCACCTAACAAGGTCAGTGCAGATGATAAAGCAAAAGTCCGATCAGCACGAGCAGCTGGAGATCAAGATAACAAGGCAACTGTGCAAACCAGACTTGAAACGAAGGTTGGTTCATCAGGAATACAAGATGACTCTGAGGTGGATGCCAAAGTCGCTACATCTAATTCTAACACAAACGGAAATGCCAAGACTGTGTTGACACCCAAGCCTGATCCTGAAGTGGGTGAGAACAAGCCGATAAAACCAGATTCCAAGGGTCAGGCTGTTAAAAACATCAAGCCTAATATTGAATCCGAGAGTGTAGTTTCCTCCTCGGGAACAGGCAATGTCGATAAAGCCGGTGGAGTTCCTACGAGTACACCAACAAAGCAACAAGGGGAAAGGAAACTGGCTACACAACCTCCTCCTGCCCTTTCTCCAGCATCAAGGCCTGTTCTTGAAGAGAATATAGTACTTGGTGTTGCATTGGAGGGATCAAAGAGGACCCTTCCTATTGAGGAGGGTATTGAGACTTCCGCAACTAGAGAGGCAAAGGAAATGGCTGCTTCCCATGGTGGAAATGGATCTCCAAAGGGCGGGGATGGAAATGACAAGAAAAATTTATAG
- the LOC130980261 gene encoding O-fucosyltransferase 39 isoform X1, with translation MAMEQNNNTSQPQKAMLFALAFLLSLNHASSMYTVYNPIKPRHSRLLKSAVQRETPTSQLSELWAPLENHGWKPFVESTKPTALPEKSEGYIQVFLDGGLNQQRMGICDAVAVAKILNATLVIPYLEVNPVWRDSSSFSDIFDVDHFIDVLKDDISIVKELPDEYSWSTREYYSIAIRETRIKAAPVHASAHWYLENVLPVLQSYGIAAISPFSHRLSYDNLPMDIQHLRCKVNFQALVFVPHIRTLGDALINRLRYPQQADGEMSPNYIREVTGAGASNAGKFVVLHLRFDKDMAAHSACDFGGGKAEKLALAKYRQVMWQGRVVNSQFTDEELRGQGRCPMTPEEIGLLLAALGFDNSTRVYLASHKVYGGEARISTLRQLFPLMEDKKSLTSPEERTLIKGKASVLAALDYYIGVHSDIFISASPGNMHNAMVGHRTYLNLKTIRPNMALMGQLFLNKTMEWPEFQQSVIEGHENRQGQLRLRRPKQSIYTYPAPDCMCQAQ, from the exons ATGGCAATGGAGCAGAACAACAATACTTCTCAGCCTCAGAAGGCTATGCTATTTGCACTTGCATTCTTACTCTCTCTCAACCATGCCTCTTCTATGTACACG GTCTATAATCCTATAAAACCTAGGCATTCGCGTCTTCTGAAGAGTGCTGTGCAACGCGAAACA CCAACATCACAACTTTCTGAACTTTGGGCACCTTTGGAAAACCATGGATGGAAACCTTTTGTTGAATCTACAAAGCCAA CAGCATTACCAGAAAAATCTGAGGGATATATCCAAGTATTTCTTGATGGCGGTTTGAACCAGCAGAGGATGGGG atATGCGATGCAGTTGCTGTTGCAAAGATACTGAATGCAACTCTTGTGATCCCATACCTTGAAGTAAATCCTGTTTGGCGAGATTCCAG CTCCTTCTCTGATATATTTGATGTGGATCACTTCATTGATgtattgaaggatgatatttccATAGTTAAAGAGCTCCCTGATGAGTACTCCTGGAGCACAAGGGAGTACTATTCCATCGCTATTCGAGAAACCAGAATCAAGGCTGCACCCGTGCATGCATCAGCCCACTGGTATCTCGAAAATGTTTTACCTGTTCTGCAGAG CTATGGTATTGCTGCAATCTCTCCATTTTCTCACCGTCTGAGTTATGACAACTTACCTATGGATATCCAGCACCTGCGCTGTAAAGTCAACTTTCAGGCTTTAGTCTTTGTTCCGCATATTAGAACACTCGGAGATGCCCTTATAAACCGTCTGCGATATCCTCAACAAGCTGATGGAGAAATGAGCCCCAACTACATCCGAGAAGTCACTGGTGCTGGTGCTAGTAATGCAGGCAAATTTGTTGTTCTTCACCTTCGTTTTGATAAG GATATGGCAGCTCATTCAGCCTGTGATTTTGGTGGCGGAAAAGCTGAAAAGTTGGCCCTTGCAAAGTATAGACAGGTCATGTGGCAAGGAAGGGTGGTTAATTCCCAATTTACCGACGAGGAGTTGAGGGGTCAGGGCCGCTGCCCGATGACTCCAGAAGAGATTGGTTTACTACTAGCAGCTCTGGGATTCGACAACAGCACTCGCGTCTATCTTGCCTCGCACAAG GTTTATGGTGGAGAAGCAAGGATTTCAACTTTGAGGCAATTGTTTCCACTGATGGAAGACAAGAAGAGCCTTACTTCACCTGAGGAGAGGACCCTGATAAAGGGAAAAGCTTCTGTATTAGCTGCACTTGATTACTATATCGGCGTGCACAGTGACATTTTCATTTCCGCTTCTCCAGGAAATATGCACAATGCAATG GTTGGACATAGAACCTATTTGAACCTAAAGACCATAAGGCCAAACATGGCATTGATGGGGCAGCTTTTCCTCAATAAAACCATGGAATGGCCAGAATTTCAGCAATCAGTGATTGAAGGTCACGAAAATAGACAAGGGCAACTCAGGCTAAGAAGGCCAAAACAGTCAATATACACATATCCTGCACCAGATTGCATGTGCCAAGCTCAGtag